The Candidatus Polarisedimenticolia bacterium genome includes the window AGGGCGGCGGCCACCGCGAGGCGGCGGAGCACGCTCCTCATCCGTTCTTCCTCAGTCGGTCGGTCTCCTCCGTCACCACCGCCTGCGGCGTCTCGAAGCGGCCGAAGAACATCTTCCCGGCGGTGGTCTGCAGGACGCTGGTGATGACGATGTCGACTGTCTTGCCGATCAGCCGCTTGGCGTTGTCCACCACCACCATGGTCCCGTCGTCGAGGTAGCCGACCCCCTGGTTGGGCTCCTTGCCTTCTTTGATGATGAACACCCTCATCGACTCGCCCGGCAGGACCACCGGCTTGAGGGAGTTTGCCAGCTCGTTCACGTTGAGCACCTCGACGCCGCGCAGCTGGGCCACCTTGTTGAGGTTGAAATCGTTCGTGAGGATCTTCGAGGAGGTCTGCTTGGCCAGCTCGATGAGCTTGAGGTCGACGTCGCGCACCTCC containing:
- a CDS encoding PIN domain-containing protein, with product EKSRHLSWEALRSGGAARDDRPTPSKILDTSVIIDGRIADVCETGFLDGILLVPQFVLNELQYIADSSDPLKRNRGRKGLDILQRIQKGVNVKVVITAADFPEVRDVDLKLIELAKQTSSKILTNDFNLNKVAQLRGVEVLNVNELANSLKPVVLPGESMRVFIIKEGKEPNQGVGYLDDGTMVVVDNAKRLIGKTVDIVITSVLQTTAGKMFFGRFETPQAVVTEETDRLRKNG